From one Rhopalosiphum padi isolate XX-2018 chromosome 2, ASM2088224v1, whole genome shotgun sequence genomic stretch:
- the LOC132922471 gene encoding uncharacterized protein LOC132922471, whose amino-acid sequence MIYHLILIRKLPMNVFILFLLIAKLYHQADSKDIILEDEEDVIISVYFKSTYDLNIKCDYSGDFKTNSFEWKKIYNNNRWTNGKKQLNVFSRSQWLKFEDLSDLDSGQYSCSIKSTNRTGTFYEKRGFVLDISLTEDKNSKVTFQKDFTENVPLLVNRTLHLSCPFKSSSDTVFSWYKDGNLLVKRKAILDGIQFIDNYYTSKSVRLSDAGNYKCVVKNSKGSIQFKFNVGVYEDKNKLPPSLDYPQDLLLKTGMVAQFSCNAFDYHHGWALRWYYSNDTNLMDMDIKSVDFSKFKQLKSNNKVTLENHKLIIDSVTIHDAGWYICVAPGIPNDVMAEARLDLEKKIEMCPALESDSLDIKCTLNGKYANCSNPSLPKTIAKPLCKPTYIVPKGQKATPNELLCQSNGMWNNNLYNTCIRNCGRIHTKHQGGNGEKAFIGTTPWNVIIYKFNASTSKYELQCGGSIITQNLVISAAHCFWKKGMSKNITITDGKYKIAVGKYDRNFTLIHNNSTQIVDVEMVYVDEKYYGAEGFYTQDIAVIVLAKKVSFSNVVEPVCIDWDYKYNIENGAQGKIVIWEKKLNGTISNPVLLEVSLPYIDLSSCRNMYNIFEVFLFGDKFCAGSTLVSGHGINKGDSGSGLTFSQSSYHYLTGIASLKNPESNNSVSAFTDLRPHIHWIRKLYDTYVS is encoded by the exons ATGATCtatcatttgattttaatacgaaaattaccaatgaatgtttttatattatttttattgatcgcGAAATTGTACCATCAAGCTGATTCCAAAGACATAATATTAGAAG atGAAGAAGATGTTATTATTTcggtatattttaaaagtacatatgatttaaatataaaatgcgaTTATTCAGGAGACTTTAAGACCAATAGTTTTGAATGGAAAAagatttacaacaataatagaTGGACGAACGGAAAAAagcaattaaatgtatttagcaGATCACAATG GTTGAAATTCGAAGATTTGAGTGATTTAGATTCAGGCCAATATTCTTGCAGTATAAAAAGTACGAACAGGACTGGTACGTTTTACGAAAAGCGTGGATTTGTTTTGGATATATCTTTAACCGAAGACAAAAACTCTAAAGTAACATTTCAAAAAGATTTCACAGAAAATGTACCGTTATTAGTTAACAGAACTCTACATCTTAGTTGTCCATTTAAGA gtTCAAGTGATACAGTATTTTCATGGTATAAAGATGGCAACCTACTCGTTAAAAGAAAAGCAATACTTGatggtatacaatttattgataattattacacTTCAAAGTCGGTAAGATTATCGGATGCTGGAAATTATAAGTGCGTGGTGAAAAATAGTAAAGGttcaattcaatttaaattcaatgttgGTGTTTATG AGGATAAAAACAAATTGCCCCCTTCTCTCGATTACCCACAAGATTTGCTGTTAAAGACTGGAATGGTTGCCCAATTTAGTTGCAATGCTTTTGATTATCATCATGGATGGGCACTCAGATGGTACTATTCAAATGATACAAATCTAATGGATATGGACATAAAAAGTGTGGATTTCTCAAAATTTAAACAGTTGAAGAGTAACAATAAA GTTACATTGGAAAATCACAAATTAATAATCGATTCCGTTACGATTCATGATGCTGGATGGTATATTTGTGTTGCACCAGGAATCCCTAATGATGTAATGGCTGAAGCTAGATTGGATTTGGAGAAAAAAATAG aaATGTGTCCGGCTCTAGAATCAGATAGCTTAGATATTAAATGTACTCTAAATGGTAAATATGCCAATTGTTCAAATCCTTCGCTACCCAAAACAATAGCTAAACCATTATGCAAGCCAACATATATTGTACCAAAAGGACAAAAAGCTACTCCAAATGAATTACTTTGTCAGTCTAATGGAATgtggaataataatttatataatacgtgcATTCgaa actgCGGTAGAATACATACCAAACACCAAGGAGGTAATGGTGAGAAAGCATTTATTGGAACAACGCCTtggaatgttataatatataaatttaatgcaaGTACTTCCAAATATGAATTACAATGTGGAGGATCAATAATTACTCAAAATTTAGTAATTTCTG CGGCAcattgtttttggaaaaaaggtatgtctaaaaatataacaataactgaTGGTAAATACAAAATCGCTGTTGGAAAATATGATagaaattttacattaattcataataactcTACTCAAATAGTGGAT gtGGAAATGGTTTATgtggatgaaaaatattatggaGCTGAAGGTTTTTATACTCAAGATATAGCTGTTATTGTATTAGCAAAGAAAGTTTCTTTTAGTAATGTCGTTGAACCTGTTTGTATCGATTgggattataaatacaatatagagAATGGAGCTCAAGGAAAG atTGTTATTTGGGAAAAAAAGTTAAATGGAACAATATCAAATCCTGTTTTATTAGAAGTATCTTTACCATATATTGACCTTAGTTCTTGTcgaaatatgtataacatatttgaAGTATTTCTGTTTGGTGATAAGTTTTGCGCCGGCTCTACATtgg tttcaggTCATGGAATTAACAAAGGGGATAGTGGTTCAGGCTTAACTTTTTCACAATCtagttatcattatttaacTGGAATAGCGAGTCTGAAGAATCCAGAGAGTAATAATTCAGTCTCAGCTTTTACAGATCTTAGACCACACATTCATTGGATTCGCAAACTGTATGACACatatgtttcataa